A single region of the Ziziphus jujuba cultivar Dongzao chromosome 10, ASM3175591v1 genome encodes:
- the LOC107411155 gene encoding uncharacterized protein LOC107411155, translating into MGNNNNNTTTIIKNNHKLDQDTDKKQPQTITTASRTSWDPMNSALQGMHLIGFRNTITWFLLFISVVYILYSSNLILTTDRPDCPASTSTSLDTSTQQHLQTLSDNVSSIDLEPEPPKEEKKRVQKQEPPRTIKVLVPQKRIGSDTELKHIVFGIAASSNLWAKRKEYIKVWWRPNVTRGVVWLDKQVRTTRNEPLPQIRISGGTAKFKYTNRQGQRSALRISRIVSETLRLGLKDVRWFVMGDDDTVFFVDNVVRILSKYDHTQFYYIGSSSESHVQNIYFSYAMAYGGGGFAISYPLAKELEKIQDRCIQRYPGLYGSDDRIQACMAELGVPLTREAGFHQYDVYGDLLGLLGAHPVAPLVSIHHLDVVEPIFPRMSRVNALQRLFQSVKQDSASIMQQSICYDKNRHWSISVSWGYVVQILRGVLSPRELEMPTRTFLNWYPRSDYTAYAFNTRPVTKHPCQKPYIFYMSTVRYDRPKRQIVGSYSRDKSRHPYCRWKMASPESIDSIVVLKRPDPLRWQKSPRRDCCRVLPSNKKSTMYLWVGNCRGGEISEL; encoded by the exons ATgggaaacaacaacaacaacaccaccaccatcatcaaGAACAACCACAAACTCGACCAAGACACCGACAAAAAACAACCTCAAACTATAACAACAGCATCAAGAACATCTTGGGATCCCATGAACTCCGCCTTACAAGGCATGCACCTCATAGGTTTCAGGAACACCATCACTTGGTTCTTGCTCTTTATCTCCGTCGTCTACATTCTCTACTCTTCCAATCTCATCCTCACCACTGACCGCCCTGATTGTCCTGCATCGACTTCAACATCCTTAGATACCTCCACACAGCAACACCTCCAAACTCTCTCTGACAATGTCTCTTCCATCGATCTCGAACCTGAACCtcccaaagaagaaaaaaagcgGGTTCAGAAACAAGAACCACCAAGAACAATCAAAGTTTTAGTTCCCCAGAAGAGAATTGGATCCGATACTGAGCTTAAACACATTGTGTTTGGTATAGCAGCTTCATCGAATCTGTGGGCAAAGAGGAAAGAATATATAAAGGTATGGTGGAGGCCTAATGTGACCAGAGGTGTTGTTTGGCTAGACAAACAGGTTAGAACTACCAGGAATGAGCCACTACCCCAGATTCGAATCTCAGGTGGGACTGCCAAATTCAAATACACAAACCGTCAGGGACAGAGATCTGCACTCAGGATTTCAAGGATAGTCTCGGAGACACTGAGGCTCGGTTTGAAGGATGTGAGATGGTTTGTAATGGGAGATGATGATACTGTTTTTTTCGTAGACAATGTGGTGAGAATTCTGTCCAAGTATGACCACACGCAGTTTTATTACATCGGTAGCTCCTCGGAGAGTCATGTTCAGAACATATATTTCTCGTACGCCATGGCGTATGGGGGAGGTGGATTTGCAATAAGCTATCCATTGGCGAAAGAATTGGAAAAGATCCAGGACAGGTGTATACAGAGATATCCAGGATTGTATGGCAGCGATGATAGGATTCAGGCTTGTATGGCTGAATTGGGTGTGCCACTCACCAGGGAAGCAGGATTTCATCAG TATGATGTTTATGGAGACCTATTAGGCCTTCTAGGAGCACATCCAGTGGCACCATTGGTGTCAATTCACCACCTTGATGTAGTAGAACCGATATTTCCTCGAATGAGCAGAGTAAATGCTCTGCAACGCCTATTCCAATCCGTCAAGCAAGACTCAGCTAGTATAATGCAGCAATCAATCTGCTACGATAAAAATCGACACTGGTCCATCTCTGTTTCATGGGGCTATGTGGTTCAAATCTTAAGAGGAGTACTCTCCCCGAGAGAGCTTGAGATGCCAACAAGAACATTCCTCAATTGGTATCCAAGGTCTGATTACACTGCTTATGCATTCAACACTAGGCCTGTCACCAAACACCCTTGTCAGAAGCCTTATATCTTCTATATGAGCACGGTTCGATATGACCGGCCTAAAAGGCAAATAGTCGGCTCTTACTCTCGTGACAAATCACGCCATCCTTATTGCCGGTGGAAAATGGCATCACCGGAAAGCATCGATTCCATCGTTGTCTTGAAAAGGCCGGACCCTCTTCGGTGGCAGAAG TCACCAAGGAGGGATTGTTGTAGAGTTCTTCCGTCGAATAAGAAATCCACAATGTACTTATGGGTGGGAAATTGTCGAGGAGGTGAAATTAGTGAATTGTAG
- the LOC125420916 gene encoding uncharacterized protein LOC125420916, with protein MQQRFTTGYSSRVPDEERGLKSPETRQPTLLIKHSPRPPRVLDDGDDALDLPVYDMRFDIEKREISQSRSKKLIHAVPLLLFLCFFILWWFSYPVNLVIKDGRIMSIQPIEMEQPLNNSITHIDLGIVAAAVSPPLPSIPQNFTGNNAAEIISGKEKE; from the exons ATGCAGCAGAGATTTACGACTGGTTACTCATCTCGAGTACCCGATGAAGAGCGAGGTCTGAAAAGCCCAGAAACACGTCAACCAACCCTACTGATCAAGCACTCTCCAAGGCCGCCAAGAGTTTTGGACGACGGCGATGACGCGCTCGACCTTCCAGTCTACGACATGCGTTTTGACATCGAGAAGAGGGAGATTTCTCAATCGCGCTCCAAGAAGTTGATCCACGCTGTTCCTCTGCTTCTCTTCCTCTGCTTCTTTATCCTCTGGTGGTTCTCTTATCCAG TGAATTTGGTGATCAAAGATGGCAGAATTATGTCTATTCAGCCGATTGAGATGGAACAGCCTCTTAACAACAGCATTACCCACATTGATCTTGGCATTGTAGCAGCAGCTGTATCACCACCACTCCCCTCAATTCCTCAGAATTTTACAGGCAACAATGCAGCTGAAATAATTTCTGGTAAGGAAAAAGAGTAG